From Wolbachia endosymbiont (group A) of Longitarsus flavicornis, the proteins below share one genomic window:
- the metG gene encoding methionine--tRNA ligase yields the protein MEQFENFYITTPVYYVNDKPHIGHAYTSLLCDVVARFMKLAGKNVKFTTGTDEHGQKIEKAAKAKEMQPKEFTDEVSVSFKELAKFMNFEYDDFIRTTEERHKKAVIALWNRLEERGQIYLDSYSGWYSVRDEAFYQESELIDGKAPTGAEVQWIKEESYFFRLSNWQDKLLELYEGQPNFIFPESRKNEVVSFVRSGLIDLSISRTSFNWGIKVPGNDKHVIYVWIDALTNYLTSIGFPSTEGEEYKKFWAEPPSVIPAGIQKETQIPASRAANLADSSFNVHVIGKDILRFHAVYWPAILLAADLPLPKQIAVHGWWLNEGEKISKSLGNVIDPIDLAQEFGVDQLRYFLLREASFGQDGNFSKKNMISRINSELANNIGNLVQRTISFLHKQCSGIVPIIDKNLLQGNESLPNCRSIIDQIMNHLSKYEFNQIILLIINISSEANAYIDKSAPWTLSKTDRARMNLVIYKLLEYIRIIGILLQPIVPKSAEMILNQLQIPKEQRDLKSLCDTCVSSGITLPKPTPVFLRVDTKVEK from the coding sequence ATGGAACAATTCGAGAACTTTTACATCACCACGCCAGTATATTACGTAAACGATAAGCCGCATATTGGTCATGCATACACTTCTCTCTTGTGTGACGTGGTGGCAAGGTTCATGAAACTAGCTGGGAAAAATGTCAAATTTACCACCGGTACAGATGAACATGGACAAAAAATAGAAAAAGCAGCTAAAGCAAAGGAAATGCAGCCAAAAGAATTTACAGATGAAGTGAGCGTTTCATTTAAAGAATTGGCTAAGTTCATGAATTTTGAGTATGACGATTTTATTCGCACTACGGAAGAACGTCACAAAAAAGCAGTTATAGCTTTATGGAATAGACTTGAAGAGAGAGGGCAAATATATTTGGATTCCTATTCGGGTTGGTATTCAGTTCGTGATGAAGCATTTTATCAGGAGTCAGAGCTGATAGATGGCAAAGCACCAACAGGCGCGGAAGTTCAGTGGATAAAAGAAGAGAGCTACTTTTTTCGCTTATCAAACTGGCAAGATAAATTGCTTGAGCTATATGAAGGTCAACCAAATTTTATCTTTCCTGAGAGCAGAAAAAATGAAGTGGTATCGTTTGTAAGATCAGGGCTCATTGACCTCTCAATCTCTCGTACTAGTTTTAACTGGGGAATAAAAGTACCAGGTAATGACAAACACGTAATCTATGTCTGGATAGATGCATTAACCAATTATCTTACATCAATAGGTTTCCCTAGTACTGAAGGTGAAGAATATAAGAAGTTTTGGGCAGAACCACCATCTGTCATCCCAGCTGGGATCCAGAAGGAAACACAGATTCCAGCGTCACGCGCTGCAAACCTAGCTGACAGCTCTTTCAACGTTCATGTAATTGGTAAAGACATATTGCGCTTTCACGCCGTATATTGGCCGGCAATTCTCCTTGCAGCAGATTTGCCACTACCAAAACAAATTGCAGTTCATGGTTGGTGGCTAAACGAGGGAGAAAAAATATCCAAGTCCCTTGGTAATGTCATAGATCCAATTGACCTCGCTCAAGAGTTTGGTGTTGATCAACTACGCTATTTTCTCCTTCGAGAAGCAAGTTTTGGCCAGGATGGTAACTTTAGTAAGAAAAATATGATCAGCCGCATAAACTCAGAACTGGCAAACAACATAGGCAATTTAGTACAAAGAACAATTTCATTTTTACACAAGCAATGTTCTGGAATTGTACCAATAATTGATAAAAATTTGCTTCAAGGGAATGAGAGCTTGCCAAATTGTAGGTCCATAATTGATCAAATCATGAATCATTTATCAAAGTATGAGTTTAACCAGATTATACTTCTAATTATCAACATCTCTTCTGAAGCAAATGCTTATATAGATAAAAGTGCACCCTGGACATTAAGCAAAACTGATAGAGCGCGTATGAACTTAGTAATCTACAAATTACTAGAATATATCAGGATAATTGGCATTTTATTGCAACCGATTGTTCCAAAGTCAGCGGAGATGATACTAAATCAACTGCAAATCCCGAAAGAACAACGTGATTTAAAATCTCTGTGCGATACGTGCGTAAGTTCAGGCATAACATTGCCTAAACCTACGCCGGTTTTTTTGAGGGTTGATACTAAAGTGGAGAAATAG
- the ubiG gene encoding bifunctional 2-polyprenyl-6-hydroxyphenol methylase/3-demethylubiquinol 3-O-methyltransferase UbiG codes for MLDVVSIASDHAGYELKSEIKPYLETLGYRVVDQGCTAQQKCVDYPDYAVKVVEDITSKKANYGILICGTGLGMSTVANRFEGIYAALCNSVEIAKLAREHGNANVLCLGAGFTASGLAKDIVEQFLETEFSKESRHKKRLDKLSNITSKKKKTKTYNEDEISKFAKMAGQWWDENGKFKPLHMMNPVRVSYIIEKIKELKKCNLKELSLLDVGCGGGILSESMARVGINVVGIDVCEENIKVAHSHAKKVGLNIEYIHTSIEELNNNKKYDVILLMEVVEHVDNLEFFMRRAIELLKPEGLIFISTINRTIKSFCLAIIGAEYILNWLPKGTHNWNKFLKPSEIANHLRENNVTLQNMAGMEYNVIKREWNLTKGVDINYILCGLMSS; via the coding sequence ATGTTAGATGTAGTATCAATTGCCTCAGATCATGCTGGTTATGAATTAAAATCAGAAATAAAACCTTACCTGGAAACCCTAGGTTATAGAGTGGTAGATCAAGGCTGCACTGCTCAGCAAAAGTGCGTGGATTATCCAGACTATGCTGTTAAAGTTGTAGAAGATATAACAAGCAAAAAAGCAAATTATGGGATATTAATTTGTGGTACAGGTTTGGGCATGAGTACTGTGGCAAATCGTTTTGAAGGAATCTACGCTGCTTTGTGTAATAGTGTTGAAATCGCAAAATTAGCTCGCGAGCATGGCAACGCAAATGTACTGTGTCTTGGTGCAGGATTTACTGCGAGTGGATTAGCAAAAGACATAGTCGAACAATTCCTCGAAACAGAATTTTCAAAAGAAAGCAGACATAAAAAACGCCTTGATAAACTCAGCAATATAACCTCTAAGAAAAAAAAAACAAAAACTTATAACGAAGATGAAATATCAAAATTCGCTAAAATGGCAGGCCAGTGGTGGGATGAGAACGGCAAATTCAAACCATTGCACATGATGAATCCTGTTAGAGTATCTTACATTATTGAGAAAATAAAAGAGTTAAAAAAATGCAATTTGAAAGAATTATCATTGCTTGATGTTGGATGCGGTGGTGGCATTTTGTCAGAGTCAATGGCACGCGTTGGCATTAACGTTGTGGGAATAGATGTATGTGAAGAAAACATAAAAGTAGCGCATTCACATGCAAAAAAAGTAGGGTTAAATATAGAATATATACACACCAGCATTGAAGAGCTGAATAATAACAAAAAATATGATGTTATTTTACTAATGGAAGTAGTCGAGCATGTAGATAATTTAGAATTCTTTATGAGAAGAGCAATAGAGCTGCTAAAACCAGAGGGACTGATCTTTATATCCACAATAAATAGAACTATCAAATCCTTCTGCCTTGCAATAATTGGTGCAGAGTACATATTAAATTGGCTGCCAAAAGGTACGCATAACTGGAATAAATTTCTCAAGCCGTCAGAAATTGCAAATCACTTAAGAGAAAATAATGTAACGCTGCAAAACATGGCTGGCATGGAGTACAACGTAATAAAGCGTGAGTGGAATTTAACTAAAGGTGTGGATATTAATTATATACTTTGTGGTTTGATGAGTAGTTAG
- a CDS encoding TrbC/VirB2 family protein produces MIIERTMGNFLVILFIVFYAFDAHADGATDVMCNVIGYVHRIGGPMITVVVIGTSLLAIFGKMPWPALFSLGMFVAVFFGGPQIVKTVTEKEVCCLYEGQTLENGKCVAAPGYEHVGKSYFGCKGAWVGTNKPGTCMRAGQDPSKYWMIRKK; encoded by the coding sequence ATGATTATTGAAAGAACAATGGGAAATTTTCTTGTAATTCTATTTATAGTTTTCTATGCATTTGATGCACACGCTGATGGAGCAACAGATGTAATGTGTAATGTAATAGGTTACGTTCATAGAATAGGTGGGCCAATGATCACAGTGGTAGTAATTGGTACAAGCTTGCTTGCAATATTTGGCAAAATGCCTTGGCCTGCGCTTTTCTCACTTGGTATGTTCGTTGCAGTGTTTTTTGGTGGTCCCCAAATTGTAAAAACGGTAACAGAAAAAGAAGTTTGTTGTCTTTATGAGGGGCAAACATTGGAAAATGGAAAGTGTGTTGCTGCTCCTGGATATGAACATGTAGGTAAGTCGTATTTTGGTTGTAAGGGGGCTTGGGTGGGGACTAATAAGCCCGGCACATGTATGAGAGCCGGCCAAGACCCTTCAAAGTATTGGATGATAAGGAAGAAGTGA
- the dnaG gene encoding DNA primase — translation MDHIDIIKSKLLLSDIVGKKVRLIKRGDSFVGLCPFHNEKTPSFSVSNTKGLYYCFGCSASGDAFEFISQTEGLSFKEALEKLASVTGVELPKSLSITKEDNKLFLALDLAANWFAQKNQGVVDYLKQRKISPKIIDKFKIGYAPSSGLKEYLNSSGIEDKILIDIGLVNKNFRDYFYDRLIFPIQSIAGRVIGFGGRALSFEQQPKYLNSPESQLFKKRENLYGLNFALSEIRKKQHIFVVEGYMDTIALHQAGINNAVAPLGTAISAEQIKNLWRFAKEISICMDGDSAGRHAATRVAELALQILEPGYTLKFVTLPSNKDPYDICNELEYKKEDVLTALDHSTKLHSEYLWHHIIDSNLQNYEKLAPEKYSILEHKFMEYVNTISNSSIRRYYRDYFYNKASELRSSFKKQIFNSKTRATKGEYLHNKSPELIEAEQNQAVILRIAVEFPEILNRPIFFEQFSHFEFTNEMKRLQQRVIDAISNKSKLDKEQELKQFNVIKYVFEKTSVLNSQLNERKSAEVVWNNIVLLKELNALRKERTEARLSGNLDLEERLIEQIEQIESNIQEMQMEFIEK, via the coding sequence ATGGATCATATAGATATTATAAAATCAAAATTATTATTATCCGACATAGTAGGTAAAAAAGTCAGATTAATAAAAAGAGGAGATAGTTTTGTTGGGCTCTGTCCATTTCATAACGAAAAAACCCCATCTTTTTCGGTGAGCAATACTAAGGGGTTATACTACTGTTTTGGTTGTTCAGCTAGTGGTGATGCATTTGAATTTATTTCACAAACTGAAGGATTAAGCTTTAAAGAAGCATTGGAAAAATTAGCATCGGTTACAGGTGTTGAACTGCCCAAAAGTCTTAGTATTACAAAAGAGGACAATAAACTATTTTTAGCGCTTGATTTAGCTGCAAATTGGTTTGCACAAAAAAATCAGGGCGTTGTAGATTATTTAAAGCAGCGCAAGATTTCACCTAAAATCATAGATAAATTTAAGATAGGTTATGCACCAAGCTCTGGTTTGAAAGAGTATTTAAACTCTTCAGGTATTGAAGACAAAATTTTAATTGATATTGGATTAGTAAACAAAAATTTTCGTGATTATTTTTATGACCGGCTGATATTTCCTATACAGAGCATTGCAGGAAGAGTTATTGGTTTTGGCGGACGTGCGCTGAGCTTTGAGCAACAGCCGAAATATTTAAACAGCCCAGAGAGTCAGCTCTTCAAGAAGAGAGAGAATTTATACGGATTAAACTTCGCTTTAAGCGAAATACGTAAAAAACAGCACATATTTGTTGTTGAAGGATATATGGACACTATAGCGCTACATCAAGCGGGAATTAATAATGCAGTTGCTCCGCTTGGTACCGCAATTTCTGCAGAACAGATAAAAAATCTATGGAGATTTGCTAAAGAAATCTCCATCTGTATGGATGGCGATAGTGCTGGACGTCATGCTGCTACTCGAGTTGCAGAACTTGCTCTGCAAATATTAGAGCCTGGATACACGTTAAAGTTTGTGACTTTGCCGAGTAATAAAGATCCATACGATATATGTAACGAACTGGAATACAAGAAAGAAGACGTATTGACTGCTCTTGACCATTCAACAAAACTGCATTCTGAATATTTATGGCATCACATAATCGATAGCAATTTGCAAAATTATGAAAAACTTGCTCCGGAAAAATATTCAATTCTTGAGCACAAGTTCATGGAATATGTAAATACTATTAGCAACAGCAGTATTAGAAGGTATTACAGAGATTATTTTTACAATAAGGCTAGTGAACTAAGAAGTAGCTTCAAAAAACAGATTTTTAATAGTAAAACTAGAGCAACAAAAGGTGAGTATCTTCATAACAAATCTCCAGAGCTAATTGAAGCAGAGCAAAATCAGGCCGTAATTTTGCGTATAGCCGTAGAATTTCCTGAAATCTTGAACCGTCCTATATTTTTTGAGCAATTTTCTCATTTTGAATTTACTAATGAGATGAAAAGATTGCAACAGCGTGTAATTGATGCAATAAGTAACAAAAGCAAACTCGATAAAGAGCAAGAATTAAAACAGTTTAACGTTATAAAGTATGTATTTGAAAAAACTAGTGTACTAAATAGCCAACTAAACGAGAGAAAATCTGCAGAAGTTGTGTGGAATAATATAGTGTTACTAAAAGAATTAAATGCATTACGAAAAGAAAGAACCGAAGCGAGGCTGAGCGGTAATCTTGACTTAGAAGAAAGGTTGATAGAACAAATAGAGCAAATAGAAAGTAATATACAAGAAATGCAAATGGAGTTTATTGAAAAGTAG